The Streptomyces capitiformicae genome contains the following window.
CTTCGCGATGCCGACCGTCGTCGGCGAGATCAAGCGGTACTTCCGCGACAACGTCCGCACGGTCCACGTCCCCCGCCGGCTGCACGAGCTGTGGGTGCAGGTGAACACCGCCACCGAGGACCTCACGACCGCCTTCGGGCGCGCCCCCTCGACCGCCGAGATCGCCGAGCGGCTGCGCATCAGCGAGGACGAGGTCCTCTCCTGCATCGAGGCCGGACGCTCGTACCACGCGACCTCGCTGGAGGCCGCCCAGGAGGGCGACGGCATGCCGGGGCTCCTCGACCGACTCGGCTATGAGGACCCGGAACTCGACGGCGTCGAACACCGCGACCTCGTCCGGCACCTCCTCGTCCAACTCCCGGAACGCGAGCAGCGGATCCTGCTGCTCCGCTACTACAGCAACCTCACCCAGTCACAGATCAGCGCGGAGCTGGGGGTCTCCCAGATGCATGTCTCGCGTCTGCTCGCGCGGAGCTTCGCGCGGCTGCGTTCGGCCAACCGGATCGAGGCGTGAGCGCTCCGCTTGGGGCAGGGGCGACTAATGGCTCGGGGCGTACTGGGGGTTTGCGGCTGCGGGTATGTCGTGGTTTCTCGCGCCCACGCGGCGGAGCCGCATATCGATACAGCCCCGCGCCCCTTA
Protein-coding sequences here:
- a CDS encoding RNA polymerase sigma factor SigF yields the protein MDEEVALTVSASTAPPQEEAPAPVPEKRRGADTRALTQVLFGELKHLEPGTPEHNRVRGALIEANLPLVRYAAARFRSRNEPMEDVVQVGTIGLINAIDRFDPDRGVQFPTFAMPTVVGEIKRYFRDNVRTVHVPRRLHELWVQVNTATEDLTTAFGRAPSTAEIAERLRISEDEVLSCIEAGRSYHATSLEAAQEGDGMPGLLDRLGYEDPELDGVEHRDLVRHLLVQLPEREQRILLLRYYSNLTQSQISAELGVSQMHVSRLLARSFARLRSANRIEA